Part of the Acidimicrobiales bacterium genome, GTGAATGCGGAACCGTCCCAGTCGTAGACGAGGCCGGAGTCGTCGTTCATGTAGGCCTTGCCATCGTCGGTCGACGCGGCGCCGGCACTGGTCATCTCGAACGAGAAGCCACCGCTGGTGAGGGCAACGAAGTCCTCACGGGTGGGGTTGGGCCCGACGGCCTCGAGCGCCGCGGTGAGGAAGTCGAACGAGGCGCACGCCATGAAGGTGGAGGAGAGCGCGTTGAGCTCCTCCTCCTCCGGGAAGAAGATCACGGTCTCGTCGAGCGCTTCCTCGATCAGTGCGATGCACTCCGGCATGCCGTTGATCCCTTGCTCGGCCACCAGGCCGGGGTCGGGCACGGCCACCCCGATCATGTCGAGGTTCTCGAGCACGGCGCCGAGGCTGTTCAGCGTGCGCACGCCGATGATCGGTGTGATGAGCGTCATGGTGTCGCCGAGGCCGTTGTTGTCCAGCGCGTAGGCCGCACCGATCACGCCGTTGCCGACGCCGACCACGTGGGTCACCCCTTCGCTGTTCCAGACCTCGGCAAACCGGTCGTACTCGGTGAGGGCGGCGGTCGGGTCGTCGGAGTAGCTGACATTGGACACGGTCGTGGCGACGACATCGAGGCCGAGGGACTCGAGGTGGGCAGTGAGCTGGTCGGCGCGATCGCCGCCCCCGCCCTCTTCAGCGGCGGTCACCGCGATCTTGGCGTCGGCGAGTTCGTCGGTGAGTTGATCGATGCCACCGATCATCGCCTGGAACGTGTCGGAGAGAACGCTGTAGAGCAGGTTGTCGGACCGGGCGATCTCGACGTCGAGGAGATCGAGGCCGTTGACCACGAGGGTGTCACCCAGCTCCGTGTAGCACGTCATCGCGCCGAAGCCGGCCGGGGTTCGGGTGACGACGGCAAACAGCTCGTTGTCCTCGGTCAGCTCGACACACGCGGCGTCGAAGCCGGTCGTGTCGAGGAGGTCCCACTCGGCGATGACCAGCTCGATCTGGCGTCCGATCACGCCGCCGTTGGCGTTGATGTCGTCGACCACGACCTGATAGCGGGCGGCCTGGTCGCCACTGTTGTTGAAGGCGCTGACGTCGGGCATGGCGAGACCGATACGGATGGTGTCTTCGGTGATACCACGGGCGGAGGCCGTCAGCTCGACATCGCCGTCGACGGAGGTGTCCTCGGGCGTGTCGGTGTCGGACTCGTCGGTATCCGGCTCATCGGTGTCGGGCTCGTCACCCGTCTCGGTGGTCGTGGTGTCGGAATCCGAGGAATCCGACGAGTCGTCGCCACAGGACGCGGCCACGAGGGCGAACGCGACCAGGAGGCCGAGCAGGAAGATGAATTTGCGCATCGCGACGTTCTAGTCACCGCAACGTGACGAACCGACATCGGGCGAGGCAGATTCCACTATCTGTCGCGCACGCATCCCTCCGAGTGGGACGGCCTCCGACTGGGACGCGTACTACTTGCGGCCCCGCAGGGCCCGGGTCGACAACTCCCGGAAGAACTCTCGATCGGACTGGTCGGGGGCCCGACCGACATGGGTGACCGTGTCGACGTCGCTCGCTTCGGCCCGCAGCGCGGCCGCCGTGCACCGCTCCTCGGGCCGGACGGAGAACGGGTCGAAATCGAAGTGGGCCATCGCGTTGCGATGGGTGATCTTGGCGATGGTCTCGTCGTCGACCGAGGCGAACTGCGCGGCCAGACTCTCGGGGGCGAGTGGCCACGAGCTGTCACTGTGGGGGAAGTCCGATTCCCACATCACGTTGTCGAGGTTGAACTGGTCGAGCAGGCCGATGCCGACCGGATCCTCGATGAAGCAGCAGAGCATGTGGGTCTTGAAGACGTCGCTGGCGCTGGTCATGCCCGCGGGAAAGGTGTGTTCCGTCCACCCGTGGTGGCGGCGCTGGACGTGGTCGGCTCGCTGGAGGAGGTAGGGGATCCAGCCGATGTCGCCCTCGCTGAGCGCGAACTTCAGCGAGGGGAACTTGTGCCAGAGGTCCGACCACAGCAGATCGGCGAGGGTGTACATCGTGCTCACGGGCGACAGGTTCATCGGCACCGACTGGGGCGCGTCGAGTGACGTGTTCATGCCCTTCGACGAGGAGCCGATGTGGCAGCACAACACGACGCCCTCGTCGCTGCACGCGCCGAACAGCGGGTCCCAGAAGCCGGAGTGGATCGACGGCACACCGAGCGCAGCGGGGTTCTCGGAGAACGTGATGGCCCGCACCCCTTTGGCGGCGAGGCGGCGGACCTCGGCGGCCGCGAGTTCGGCGTCCCACAGCGGCACGAGGCCGCAGGGGATGAAACGGTCCGGGTAGGCGGCGCACCACTCGTCGACGTGCCAGTCGTTGTAGGCCTGGATCATGACGAGGTTGACGTCGCGGTCGGGGCCCTCGC contains:
- a CDS encoding ABC transporter substrate-binding protein; the protein is MRKFIFLLGLLVAFALVAASCGDDSSDSSDSDTTTTETGDEPDTDEPDTDESDTDTPEDTSVDGDVELTASARGITEDTIRIGLAMPDVSAFNNSGDQAARYQVVVDDINANGGVIGRQIELVIAEWDLLDTTGFDAACVELTEDNELFAVVTRTPAGFGAMTCYTELGDTLVVNGLDLLDVEIARSDNLLYSVLSDTFQAMIGGIDQLTDELADAKIAVTAAEEGGGGDRADQLTAHLESLGLDVVATTVSNVSYSDDPTAALTEYDRFAEVWNSEGVTHVVGVGNGVIGAAYALDNNGLGDTMTLITPIIGVRTLNSLGAVLENLDMIGVAVPDPGLVAEQGINGMPECIALIEEALDETVIFFPEEEELNALSSTFMACASFDFLTAALEAVGPNPTREDFVALTSGGFSFEMTSAGAASTDDGKAYMNDDSGLVYDWDGSAFTLRG
- a CDS encoding amidohydrolase family protein; translated protein: MLSDDLILISVDDHICEPADMFTGHVPGRYKDRAPRVDTDPNGFQQWWYGEALGRNLGLNAVAGKPPEMYNVNPSTYAEMRPGCYDVHERVRDMSAGGQLAGLNFPNWPGFAGQVLSEGPDRDVNLVMIQAYNDWHVDEWCAAYPDRFIPCGLVPLWDAELAAAEVRRLAAKGVRAITFSENPAALGVPSIHSGFWDPLFGACSDEGVVLCCHIGSSSKGMNTSLDAPQSVPMNLSPVSTMYTLADLLWSDLWHKFPSLKFALSEGDIGWIPYLLQRADHVQRRHHGWTEHTFPAGMTSASDVFKTHMLCCFIEDPVGIGLLDQFNLDNVMWESDFPHSDSSWPLAPESLAAQFASVDDETIAKITHRNAMAHFDFDPFSVRPEERCTAAALRAEASDVDTVTHVGRAPDQSDREFFRELSTRALRGRK